In Streptomyces sclerotialus, one genomic interval encodes:
- a CDS encoding non-ribosomal peptide synthetase gives MTTALLDLNRTDTPFPATGYPELLAEQTARTPHAPALVQGDRSWTYAELEAATNRLAHALIGRGARPGERVGLCYPRGADYVIGSLAILKTGAAIVALDPVNPDDRLAAMIGDAGPLLVLTPAELTARIPAGVAHAEVATAGHGQPATPAGVPTGPDTISHLIYTSGSTGTPKAVLERHGALTNLVHWTRRAYGVRPGDRASWMSTPGFAVQIMEWLAYLPTGAAIHIPEAGQAQTPDQIRDWLVRERITHTMLVAALAEPVWGLAWPADTALRIMVTTAERVHSWPLTDTPFRVVMTYGTTETTNVLSCLDLGAGIDFTSPATPAEIRATRQVPVGVPIANLRVHLLDDADRPVADGEVGRLHVSGAGLAAGYHGRPELTAAAFRPNVVDGDPHPVLYDTGDLARRREDGAVELLGRADSQVKIRGFRVELGEVETHVARLDGIAEAVVVTQERGPNDKRLLAYVAPEQGAAPDSGTVRAEVARTLPYYMVPGAIVVLPELPRLPNGKVDRRRLPEPADIKDGAAQAGYEAPRNEVEDSLARLWCEAFRTDGIGIHDNFFELGGHSLLAFQLIDEIRRRYGAELSLSDLSGCPTVAELAALLTTERSGGRGDFGGLPAIVPDPDRRFAPFPLTESQQALWIGRGGLVELGNVGCHGYFEWESEQLDVPRFTRAWHRLVERHDALRTRILPDGTQQVYEEIPAYDIPVTDLGGLDEAARETELAALRERLSHQVLDADSWPLFDVRISLLGGGRARIHLSLDFLVADAWSYFQVLVPDLVTFYTEPDADPAPLELTFRDYVLAVGSSLRDSELYRRSEWYWRDRLATLPPAPQLPERPADAPELPVRFERRSHVVDAALWTRIQERAHAREVTPSGVLAAAYAEVLGRAAGQSRFTVNFPLFNRLPLHPQVNALLADTTTTLLLAVEQRENTFAGRARDLQRRLWADLEHRYFSGVQVLRELTKLRGSLAPAMPVVMTSLAGHPPQYAETELGVPVYGISQTPQVSLDFQVFEKAGGLTFNWDFLPAVYPDGLIDAMFTEFVTLLEALGDEEVWERCSPPPGEETAPEQAEERDTGDAWERYWAGIERTGRGGDVIWDADSGEEFHWLLGQAARHFDPRLPVIDLGCGNGRYSRELAPRYPRVVGVDVSASAIEHARREAAERGGELSNVDYLALDMTDAEQAAELGEGPYNIFVRGVFHVLDGAARARLAAVAGRLLGPGGTLIVHEPDYSSNSFGYLGFVGGKRGRAEDLVGPLEAAGVRHSHRFTRPELAEAFPEPDWEVVDDEAIELHAIDPRSDSDALRLPGYYAVLRRKR, from the coding sequence GTGACCACCGCACTCCTCGACCTCAACCGTACGGACACCCCGTTCCCCGCGACGGGCTACCCGGAACTGCTCGCCGAGCAGACCGCCCGCACCCCGCACGCCCCCGCCCTGGTGCAGGGCGACCGCTCCTGGACGTACGCGGAACTGGAGGCCGCCACCAACCGCCTGGCGCACGCGCTGATCGGCCGCGGCGCGCGGCCCGGCGAGCGGGTCGGACTGTGCTACCCGCGCGGTGCCGACTACGTGATCGGCTCGCTCGCCATCCTGAAGACCGGTGCCGCGATCGTCGCGCTCGACCCGGTCAACCCCGACGACCGGCTCGCCGCGATGATCGGCGACGCCGGGCCCCTCCTCGTCCTCACCCCCGCCGAGCTCACCGCGCGGATACCCGCGGGAGTGGCGCACGCCGAGGTCGCCACCGCCGGCCACGGGCAGCCCGCGACACCCGCCGGCGTGCCCACCGGGCCCGACACCATCAGCCACCTGATCTACACCTCCGGCTCCACCGGCACCCCCAAGGCCGTCCTGGAGCGGCACGGGGCGCTCACCAACCTGGTGCACTGGACCCGGCGCGCCTACGGGGTACGCCCGGGGGACCGCGCCTCGTGGATGTCCACCCCCGGATTCGCCGTACAGATCATGGAGTGGCTGGCCTACCTCCCGACAGGCGCCGCGATCCACATCCCCGAGGCCGGCCAGGCCCAGACCCCCGACCAGATCCGCGACTGGCTGGTCCGGGAGCGGATCACCCACACCATGCTGGTGGCCGCGCTCGCCGAGCCTGTCTGGGGTCTCGCATGGCCCGCGGACACGGCGCTGCGGATCATGGTGACCACGGCCGAACGGGTGCACAGCTGGCCGCTCACCGACACCCCGTTCCGGGTGGTGATGACGTACGGCACCACCGAGACCACCAACGTGCTCTCCTGCCTCGACCTGGGCGCCGGCATCGACTTCACCAGCCCGGCCACCCCGGCGGAGATCCGCGCGACCCGGCAGGTACCGGTCGGGGTGCCCATCGCCAACCTCCGCGTCCACCTCCTCGACGACGCGGACCGCCCGGTGGCCGACGGCGAGGTCGGCCGGCTGCACGTGTCGGGCGCCGGACTCGCCGCCGGGTACCACGGCAGACCGGAACTGACCGCCGCGGCGTTCCGCCCCAACGTCGTCGACGGCGACCCGCACCCGGTGCTCTACGACACCGGTGACCTGGCCCGCCGCCGCGAGGACGGCGCCGTCGAACTCCTCGGCCGCGCCGACTCCCAGGTGAAGATCCGCGGCTTCCGGGTCGAACTGGGCGAGGTCGAGACGCACGTGGCGCGCCTCGACGGCATCGCCGAGGCCGTCGTCGTCACCCAGGAGCGCGGCCCGAACGACAAACGGCTCCTCGCCTACGTGGCGCCCGAGCAGGGCGCGGCACCCGACTCCGGCACCGTACGCGCCGAGGTCGCCCGCACCCTGCCGTACTACATGGTGCCCGGCGCGATCGTCGTCCTCCCCGAACTGCCGCGGCTGCCCAACGGCAAGGTCGACCGCCGGCGGCTGCCCGAGCCCGCCGACATCAAGGACGGTGCCGCGCAGGCGGGATACGAAGCGCCGCGCAACGAGGTCGAGGACTCCCTCGCCCGCCTGTGGTGCGAGGCCTTCCGCACCGACGGCATCGGCATCCACGACAACTTCTTCGAGCTGGGCGGGCATTCGCTGCTCGCCTTCCAGCTGATCGACGAGATCCGCCGCCGGTACGGCGCCGAGCTCAGCCTCTCCGACCTCTCCGGCTGCCCGACCGTCGCCGAACTCGCCGCCCTCCTCACCACCGAAAGATCCGGCGGACGCGGCGACTTCGGCGGACTGCCGGCCATCGTCCCCGACCCGGACCGGCGCTTCGCGCCCTTCCCGCTCACCGAGAGCCAGCAGGCCCTGTGGATCGGGCGCGGCGGCCTCGTCGAGCTGGGCAACGTGGGCTGCCACGGCTACTTCGAGTGGGAGAGCGAGCAGCTGGACGTCCCCCGCTTCACCCGCGCCTGGCACCGGCTCGTCGAGCGCCACGACGCACTGCGCACCCGCATCCTGCCCGACGGCACCCAGCAGGTGTACGAGGAGATCCCCGCGTACGACATCCCGGTCACCGACCTCGGCGGCCTGGACGAAGCAGCCCGCGAGACGGAGCTCGCCGCGCTGCGCGAGCGGCTGTCCCACCAGGTGCTGGACGCCGACAGCTGGCCGCTGTTCGACGTACGGATCAGCCTGCTCGGCGGCGGCCGGGCCCGCATCCACCTCTCGCTGGACTTCCTGGTCGCCGACGCCTGGAGCTACTTCCAGGTCCTCGTCCCGGACCTGGTCACCTTCTACACCGAGCCGGACGCCGACCCCGCGCCGCTGGAACTGACCTTCCGCGACTACGTGCTCGCCGTCGGCAGTTCGCTGCGCGACAGCGAGCTCTACCGCCGCTCCGAGTGGTACTGGCGCGACCGGCTCGCCACCCTCCCGCCCGCCCCCCAGCTGCCCGAGCGCCCCGCCGACGCGCCCGAACTGCCCGTCCGCTTCGAGCGGCGCAGCCACGTCGTGGACGCCGCGCTGTGGACCCGCATCCAGGAGCGGGCGCACGCCCGCGAGGTGACGCCCTCCGGCGTGCTGGCCGCCGCGTACGCCGAGGTACTGGGCAGGGCCGCCGGACAGTCCCGGTTCACCGTCAACTTCCCGCTGTTCAACAGGCTGCCGCTGCACCCGCAGGTCAACGCGCTGCTCGCGGACACCACCACCACACTGCTGCTCGCCGTCGAACAGCGCGAGAACACCTTCGCGGGGCGCGCCCGCGACCTCCAGCGGCGGCTGTGGGCCGACCTGGAGCACCGCTACTTCAGCGGCGTGCAGGTGCTGCGCGAACTGACCAAGCTGCGCGGCTCGCTCGCGCCCGCCATGCCGGTCGTGATGACCAGCCTCGCCGGTCACCCGCCGCAGTACGCGGAGACCGAACTCGGCGTCCCGGTCTACGGCATCTCCCAGACGCCGCAGGTCTCGCTGGACTTCCAGGTCTTCGAGAAGGCCGGCGGCCTCACCTTCAACTGGGACTTCCTGCCCGCCGTCTACCCCGACGGCCTGATCGACGCGATGTTCACCGAGTTCGTCACCCTCCTGGAGGCGCTGGGCGACGAGGAGGTCTGGGAGCGCTGCTCGCCACCGCCCGGCGAGGAGACCGCGCCGGAACAGGCCGAGGAGCGCGACACCGGCGACGCGTGGGAGCGCTACTGGGCCGGGATCGAGCGGACGGGCCGGGGCGGCGACGTGATCTGGGACGCCGACAGCGGCGAGGAGTTCCACTGGCTGCTCGGCCAGGCCGCGCGCCACTTCGACCCCCGCCTCCCGGTCATCGACCTGGGCTGCGGCAACGGCCGCTACAGCCGCGAACTCGCCCCGCGCTACCCGCGCGTCGTCGGTGTCGACGTCTCCGCCAGCGCGATCGAGCACGCCCGGCGCGAGGCCGCCGAACGCGGCGGGGAACTCTCGAACGTCGACTACCTGGCGCTCGACATGACCGACGCCGAGCAGGCCGCCGAACTGGGTGAGGGCCCGTACAACATCTTCGTCCGCGGGGTCTTCCACGTCCTGGACGGCGCGGCGCGGGCCCGGCTCGCCGCCGTCGCCGGCCGGCTGCTCGGCCCCGGCGGGACGCTGATCGTGCACGAGCCCGACTATTCCAGCAACTCCTTCGGATACCTCGGCTTCGTCGGCGGCAAGCGCGGCCGGGCCGAGGACCTGGTCGGGCCGCTGGAGGCGGCCGGGGTCCGGCACTCGCACCGCTTCACCCGCCCCGAACTGGCCGAGGCCTTCCCCGAGCCGGACTGGGAGGTCGTCGACGACGAGGCGATCGAACTGCACGCCATCGACCCGCGGTCGGACTCCGATGCGCTGCGGCTGCCCGGCTACTACGCGGTGCTGCGCCGCAAGCGCTGA
- a CDS encoding cytochrome P450 yields MRIDLLDPAPFGRNDFWSAFTWLRANAPVHRHPEPGGEGFWVLSKHRDIMRVYADSDTFSSARGMRLGSEPAAVAAVAQRMLIVSDVPHHTRLKRALSQAFGPQQMPRLESLVETVVGELVTEAAERGELDFIDLAKQLPNRVVCAMMGIPRADWAWIGALTTDAFDSPDETVRSNAHSEIFLYFIELLAERRARPGADLISQIAHDTLVDEGDGTARPLSDEEIVFNCNGVLSGANETTRYSAAGAVHQFARQPEQWELLRRLGPEGIAPAVEEILRWTTPGVHALRTAVRDTEINGVPVAAGDRVTLWNVSANRDEDVFTDPHSFRVDRRPNRHVAFGHGRHLCLGARLARFELGALLTEMLAVLDGFELTDPAVFNSSNFTWGIKSLPVRLLRSRAFTGAERAAL; encoded by the coding sequence ATGCGGATCGATCTGCTCGACCCGGCCCCCTTCGGCCGCAACGACTTCTGGTCCGCCTTCACCTGGCTGCGCGCCAACGCGCCCGTCCACCGGCACCCCGAGCCCGGCGGCGAGGGCTTCTGGGTGCTCAGCAAGCACCGCGACATCATGCGGGTGTACGCGGACAGCGACACCTTCAGCTCCGCGCGGGGCATGCGGCTCGGCAGCGAGCCGGCGGCCGTGGCGGCCGTCGCCCAGCGCATGCTGATCGTCTCCGACGTACCGCACCACACCCGGCTCAAGCGCGCGCTGTCCCAGGCCTTCGGTCCCCAGCAGATGCCCCGGCTGGAGTCCCTGGTCGAGACGGTCGTCGGGGAGCTGGTGACCGAGGCGGCCGAGCGCGGCGAGCTGGACTTCATCGACCTCGCCAAGCAGCTCCCCAACCGGGTGGTCTGCGCCATGATGGGCATCCCGCGCGCCGACTGGGCGTGGATCGGGGCGCTGACCACCGACGCCTTCGACTCCCCGGACGAGACGGTGCGCAGCAACGCGCACTCGGAGATCTTCCTCTACTTCATCGAACTGCTCGCCGAGCGCCGGGCCCGCCCCGGAGCCGACCTGATCAGCCAGATCGCCCACGACACCCTCGTCGACGAGGGCGACGGCACCGCCCGCCCGCTAAGTGACGAAGAGATCGTCTTCAACTGCAACGGCGTCCTCTCCGGGGCCAACGAGACCACCCGCTACTCCGCCGCCGGCGCCGTGCACCAGTTCGCCCGGCAGCCGGAGCAGTGGGAGCTGCTGCGCCGCCTCGGCCCCGAGGGCATCGCACCGGCGGTCGAGGAGATCCTGCGCTGGACCACCCCCGGCGTGCACGCGCTGCGCACCGCCGTGCGCGACACCGAGATCAACGGGGTGCCCGTCGCGGCGGGCGACCGGGTGACCCTCTGGAACGTCTCGGCCAACCGGGACGAGGACGTCTTCACCGACCCGCACAGCTTCCGGGTCGACCGCCGCCCGAACCGGCACGTCGCCTTCGGCCACGGACGCCATCTCTGCCTCGGCGCCCGCCTCGCCCGCTTCGAACTCGGTGCCCTGCTCACCGAGATGCTCGCCGTGCTCGACGGCTTCGAACTCACCGATCCCGCCGTCTTCAACTCGTCCAATTTCACCTGGGGCATCAAGAGCCTCCCGGTGCGGCTGCTGCGCAGCCGAGCCTTCACAGGAGCAGAAAGGGCCGCGCTGTGA
- a CDS encoding 4'-phosphopantetheinyl transferase family protein, with protein MGGVALAGRTGAVLAAAGAARDLLTPAELARADAFRSPGDRDDFLAAHALVRLCAGRLLGRPAHTLTVVQRCGECARPHGRPRLAEAPDLGVSLTHTRGRVAAAAAPGPVGIDLETDPGGPLDWRVAHRACTERELAALRRHDRPLRAFLRQWVRKESLVKVGVATLDELSRLDLPVYGQEPPRWGAWRLTDWAAGDAVGCVAAQEDMRLTLLD; from the coding sequence ATGGGCGGGGTGGCGCTGGCCGGGCGGACCGGAGCGGTGCTCGCGGCGGCCGGTGCGGCCCGCGACCTGCTGACCCCTGCCGAACTGGCGCGGGCCGACGCCTTCCGGTCACCCGGCGACCGGGACGACTTCCTGGCCGCCCACGCCCTGGTCCGGCTCTGCGCCGGGCGGCTCCTCGGCCGCCCGGCGCACACCCTCACCGTGGTACAGCGCTGCGGGGAGTGCGCCCGGCCGCACGGCCGGCCCCGGCTCGCCGAGGCACCGGACCTCGGCGTGAGCCTCACGCACACCCGGGGCCGGGTCGCCGCCGCCGCGGCTCCCGGCCCCGTCGGCATCGACCTGGAGACCGACCCGGGCGGCCCGCTGGACTGGCGGGTCGCCCACCGGGCGTGCACGGAACGGGAACTGGCGGCGCTGCGGCGGCACGACCGGCCGCTGCGCGCCTTCCTCCGCCAGTGGGTCCGGAAGGAGTCACTGGTCAAGGTCGGGGTGGCTACGCTCGACGAGCTGAGCCGCCTCGACCTTCCGGTGTACGGACAGGAACCGCCCCGGTGGGGTGCCTGGCGGCTGACGGACTGGGCCGCCGGGGACGCCGTCGGCTGCGTGGCGGCGCAAGAGGACATGCGGCTGACGCTGCTCGACTGA
- a CDS encoding winged helix DNA-binding domain-containing protein, which yields MAQGTTDRLLRAEAQAIGGGHREPSAAAVLDRVLAVQAQDLTAAALGLRVRARGLTAEAVRQATDTDRSVVRGWFMRGTLQYVPAADARWLLALFGPVHLALAARRLRELGLDEALCERAERLIADAVDGEGPLTRPELTDRLTTLGVPPKGQAAFHLIRRAALAGRICHGPQRDGEATFVLLDDWLPATGPLPFTGAAAETELARRYRAAHGPATVEDFAHWSGLRIGTCRNAWAAAPAPGPATPADCAGPDVRLLPAYDNYLVGYRSRELSVPAAHERVVWPGGGQIRATVMVDGLAVGTWTRGRRGGAVTAEPFPGDAPWDPEVAAGIARESADITRFYAASHPLSTAGL from the coding sequence GTGGCACAAGGAACGACCGACCGGCTGCTCAGGGCAGAGGCACAGGCGATCGGCGGCGGACACCGGGAACCGTCGGCCGCCGCCGTGCTCGACCGGGTCCTCGCCGTCCAGGCGCAGGACCTGACCGCCGCGGCGCTCGGACTGCGGGTACGGGCCCGTGGGCTGACCGCCGAAGCGGTACGGCAGGCCACCGACACCGACCGCAGCGTCGTACGCGGCTGGTTCATGCGCGGCACCCTGCAGTACGTGCCGGCCGCCGACGCCCGCTGGCTGCTCGCGCTCTTCGGCCCGGTACACCTCGCGCTCGCCGCCCGCCGGCTGCGCGAACTCGGCCTGGACGAGGCGCTGTGCGAGCGCGCGGAACGGCTCATCGCCGACGCCGTCGACGGCGAGGGGCCGCTGACCCGTCCCGAACTCACCGACCGGCTCACCACCCTCGGCGTGCCCCCGAAGGGCCAGGCCGCCTTCCACCTGATCCGCCGGGCGGCGCTGGCCGGCCGGATCTGCCACGGACCGCAGCGCGACGGGGAGGCCACCTTCGTCCTCCTCGACGACTGGCTGCCCGCCACCGGCCCGCTCCCGTTCACCGGAGCGGCCGCCGAGACCGAACTCGCCCGCCGCTACCGCGCCGCCCACGGGCCCGCGACGGTGGAGGACTTCGCGCACTGGTCCGGGCTGAGGATCGGGACGTGCCGGAACGCCTGGGCCGCCGCACCCGCCCCCGGACCGGCCACCCCCGCCGACTGCGCCGGGCCCGACGTACGGCTGCTGCCCGCCTACGACAACTACCTGGTCGGATACCGCAGCCGGGAACTGTCCGTGCCCGCCGCGCACGAGCGTGTGGTGTGGCCCGGCGGCGGCCAGATCCGGGCCACCGTCATGGTCGACGGCCTGGCGGTGGGCACCTGGACGCGCGGCCGGCGCGGGGGAGCGGTGACGGCCGAACCCTTCCCCGGGGACGCGCCCTGGGACCCGGAAGTGGCCGCCGGCATCGCCCGCGAGAGCGCGGACATCACGCGTTTCTACGCCGCTTCTCATCCGCTGTCTACAGCCGGCCTATAG